A single region of the Actinoplanes sp. SE50/110 genome encodes:
- a CDS encoding MazG-like family protein: MVRVDDDDFIWSQARRWRAHLDRVNGTGDTELTLRILKITEEAGEAAQAWIGVQGQNPRKGVTHTVDQVVGELADVVMTSLVAIASLGADPRAAVAACAAKAAGHLPAADPPATS; this comes from the coding sequence ATGGTTCGGGTGGACGACGACGACTTCATCTGGTCGCAGGCCCGCCGCTGGCGCGCCCACCTCGACCGGGTCAACGGCACCGGCGACACCGAGCTGACGCTGCGCATCCTCAAGATCACCGAAGAGGCGGGGGAGGCCGCCCAGGCGTGGATCGGTGTCCAGGGGCAGAACCCGCGCAAGGGCGTCACGCACACCGTCGACCAGGTGGTCGGCGAGCTCGCCGACGTGGTCATGACCAGCCTGGTCGCGATCGCCAGTCTCGGCGCCGACCCGCGCGCGGCGGTCGCCGCCTGCGCCGCCAAGGCCGCCGGTCATCTGCCGGCTGCCGATCCGCCGGCCACTTCCTGA